A window from Falco naumanni isolate bFalNau1 unplaced genomic scaffold, bFalNau1.pat scaffold_88_arrow_pat_ctg1, whole genome shotgun sequence encodes these proteins:
- the LOC121082380 gene encoding E3 ubiquitin-protein ligase RBBP6-like, whose protein sequence is MSCVHYKFSSRLSSDVVTFHGPHISLRDLRRQIMGRERLKATRCDLQVTNAQTMEEYTDDNALIPRNSSVTVRRVPVRGVKATGKTDLGSRTEPASRTSKEVCKNTS, encoded by the exons ATGTCGTGTGTCCACTACAagttctcctccaggctgagctcTGATGTGGTCACCTTTCACGGCCCCCACATCTCCCTGCGCGACCTCAGGCGCCAGATCATGGGCCGCGAGAGGCTGAAGGCGACCCGCTGCGACCTGCAGGTCACCAACGCCCAGACCATGGAAG AATACACAGATGACAATGCCCTGATTCCAAGGAACTCATCGGTAACTGTTAGGAGAGTCCCTGTTAGAGGAGTTAAAGCTACCGGCAAGACAGACCTTGG aaGTCGAACTGAGCCAGCGAGTAGAACATCAAAAGAGGTATGTAAAAACAcaagctga